A genomic stretch from Achromobacter spanius includes:
- a CDS encoding c-type cytochrome: MKRVLSRMLVASGLLLGASAFSTPSFAADGAAGPAKPDAAKGGQLFDQGDASRGIIACASCHGAAGNSTIPVNPNLAAQPHEYLAKQLADFQIKQGAKLPMRNGPGGNPTPMTAMAQNLTPADMQNIALYLAQQPLKEPATAGQEKLVDLGQKIWRGGLPERNVPACAACHSANGAGMPAQYPRLSGQFPMYIEEQLKLFRSGDRKNDIMFAIADRMSDADIKAVSDYAAGLR, encoded by the coding sequence ATGAAGCGTGTGCTGTCCCGAATGTTGGTTGCGAGCGGGCTGTTGCTCGGCGCCTCCGCCTTCTCTACACCCAGTTTCGCCGCTGACGGCGCTGCGGGCCCGGCCAAGCCAGATGCCGCCAAGGGCGGTCAGCTGTTTGACCAGGGCGACGCCTCCAGAGGCATCATCGCCTGTGCGTCCTGTCATGGCGCGGCGGGCAACAGCACCATCCCGGTGAACCCCAACCTGGCCGCGCAACCCCACGAATACCTGGCCAAGCAGTTGGCCGACTTCCAGATCAAGCAGGGCGCCAAGCTGCCAATGCGCAATGGCCCGGGGGGCAATCCCACCCCGATGACCGCCATGGCGCAGAACCTGACGCCGGCCGATATGCAGAACATCGCGCTGTACCTGGCGCAACAGCCTCTTAAGGAACCGGCCACGGCTGGCCAGGAGAAGCTGGTGGATCTGGGCCAGAAGATCTGGCGCGGCGGCTTGCCCGAGCGCAATGTACCCGCCTGCGCGGCATGCCACTCGGCCAATGGCGCCGGCATGCCCGCCCAGTATCCCCGCTTGTCTGGGCAGTTCCCCATGTACATTGAAGAGCAGCTCAAGCTGTTCCGCAGCGGCGACCGCAAGAACGACATCATGTTCGCGATTGCGGACCGCATGTCGGATGCCGATATCAAGGCGGTGTCCGACTACGCGGCAGGCCTGCGGTAG
- a CDS encoding type VI secretion system Vgr family protein encodes MDRTVPSERVVKAHTPLPPEQLKFRGMHGAESLSQLFEFEVELVSESYALDMKSLLGKPLTLEIETTPGTPRYLSGHITRCVLVGRENNTSRYTIYRATVRPWLWYLTQTSDNKIFQNKSVPDVIREVLKDYSYPVEFKLTETYRHWEYCVQYQETDYAFICRLMEHEGIYFWFKHDKGKHTLVLTDDITQHEPVPDYEQIPYYGPDRVTVPREDYIHKWEVAEQITPGAFATTDYHPLTPAASLEARRNNPGAYDHGDLEMFEWQGGYTNPDDAEHYTRVRLQDLQCRQEQSTGASNARGLSTGHLFTLRNHPRQAENREYLVVSTYYRIRETGYASGQIDPGDFDLEFVVLPSSTQFRAPRVTPIPRTHGPQTATVVGKQGEEIWTDKMGRVKVQFHWDRYGKKDENSSCWVRVSSPWAGGGFGGIQLPRVRDEVIVDFIGGQPDRPIVIGRVFNANNLPPWDLPDNATQSGFLSRSKSGTPATANALMFEDKSGCERIWLHAERELCTEVEANETHTTDLNRSTTIGENDTTKIGGFRDINITGTDNLKVGKRRDVYVTGHEEYTVKASRTVNVKDGLMDEKFDNGLKTTVAAKGEEREITGPFKETLKTGQKVYVNSGNSLHHVKEGTLTEKAKGKVEVLSTDANMDVKAKTAMLVQSETATMDIKSKGKAHMESEDSTVMVKAKGNITLETPADVVMDAANVKDLSKESWLQATPFSIGLAVAKAEFGLHRVALFRTTVMLNLSFTNYAAVSNIGQLVSYRTTGSSYAFDLQKAEKVGLGASMVGLWTII; translated from the coding sequence ATGGACCGCACCGTGCCAAGCGAACGCGTCGTCAAGGCGCATACGCCCTTGCCGCCAGAGCAATTGAAGTTTCGCGGCATGCACGGCGCCGAAAGCCTGTCGCAGCTATTTGAATTTGAAGTCGAGCTGGTGTCGGAGTCCTATGCGCTGGACATGAAGTCGCTGCTTGGAAAGCCGTTGACGCTCGAGATCGAGACCACACCGGGCACGCCGCGCTATCTCAGCGGACACATCACCCGCTGCGTGCTGGTGGGCCGCGAGAACAACACGTCGCGCTACACCATCTACCGCGCCACGGTACGGCCCTGGCTCTGGTACCTGACGCAAACGTCTGACAACAAGATCTTCCAGAACAAGAGCGTGCCCGACGTGATCCGCGAGGTGCTCAAGGACTACAGCTACCCCGTCGAGTTCAAGCTGACGGAGACGTATCGCCATTGGGAATACTGCGTGCAGTACCAGGAAACCGACTACGCCTTCATCTGCCGCTTGATGGAGCACGAAGGCATCTACTTCTGGTTCAAGCACGACAAGGGCAAGCACACGCTGGTGCTGACCGACGACATCACGCAGCATGAACCGGTGCCTGACTACGAGCAGATCCCCTATTACGGACCCGACCGCGTCACCGTTCCGCGCGAAGACTACATCCACAAATGGGAAGTCGCCGAACAGATCACGCCCGGCGCGTTCGCCACCACCGACTACCACCCGCTGACGCCCGCCGCCAGCCTGGAAGCGCGGCGCAACAACCCCGGCGCGTATGACCACGGTGATCTGGAAATGTTCGAATGGCAGGGTGGCTACACAAACCCCGACGATGCCGAACACTACACGCGCGTGCGGCTGCAAGACCTGCAATGCAGGCAGGAGCAAAGCACCGGCGCATCCAACGCGCGCGGGCTTTCGACCGGACATCTTTTCACACTGCGCAACCATCCACGGCAAGCTGAAAACCGCGAGTACCTCGTCGTCAGCACCTACTACCGCATCCGAGAAACGGGCTACGCCAGCGGCCAGATCGATCCGGGTGACTTTGACCTGGAATTCGTTGTGCTGCCCTCCAGCACGCAGTTTCGCGCGCCGCGCGTCACACCGATCCCGCGTACCCACGGGCCACAGACCGCGACGGTGGTGGGCAAGCAGGGCGAGGAAATCTGGACCGACAAGATGGGCCGCGTCAAAGTGCAGTTCCACTGGGACCGCTACGGCAAGAAAGACGAAAACAGTTCGTGCTGGGTGCGTGTGTCCAGCCCCTGGGCCGGCGGCGGCTTTGGCGGCATCCAGCTACCGCGCGTGCGAGATGAAGTGATCGTGGATTTCATCGGCGGCCAACCCGACCGCCCCATCGTGATCGGGCGCGTCTTCAATGCGAACAACCTGCCGCCGTGGGACCTGCCCGACAACGCCACGCAAAGCGGCTTCCTGAGCCGCTCGAAAAGCGGCACGCCCGCCACCGCGAACGCGCTGATGTTTGAAGACAAGAGCGGCTGCGAACGCATCTGGCTGCACGCCGAGCGCGAGCTCTGCACGGAAGTCGAAGCCAACGAGACGCACACAACAGACCTGAACCGCAGCACGACGATCGGCGAGAACGACACCACCAAGATCGGCGGCTTTCGCGACATCAACATCACCGGCACCGACAACCTGAAAGTCGGCAAGCGCCGAGACGTCTACGTCACGGGGCACGAGGAATACACCGTCAAGGCATCGCGTACCGTCAACGTGAAAGACGGCCTGATGGACGAGAAGTTCGACAACGGTTTGAAGACCACCGTGGCCGCCAAGGGCGAAGAGCGCGAGATCACGGGGCCGTTCAAGGAAACGCTGAAGACCGGCCAGAAGGTTTACGTCAACAGCGGCAATTCGCTGCATCACGTCAAGGAAGGCACGCTGACCGAAAAGGCCAAGGGCAAGGTTGAAGTGTTGTCCACCGATGCGAATATGGACGTGAAGGCCAAGACCGCGATGCTGGTGCAGTCGGAGACCGCCACGATGGACATCAAGTCCAAGGGCAAGGCACACATGGAATCGGAAGATTCCACGGTGATGGTCAAGGCCAAGGGCAACATCACGCTGGAAACCCCGGCCGACGTGGTGATGGACGCCGCCAACGTCAAGGACCTGTCCAAGGAAAGCTGGTTGCAGGCCACGCCGTTCTCCATCGGCCTGGCGGTGGCCAAGGCGGAATTCGGGCTGCATCGCGTGGCGTTGTTCCGCACCACCGTCATGTTGAATCTGTCCTTCACGAACTACGCCGCGGTCAGCAATATCGGCCAGTTGGTGTCGTATCGCACCACCGGATCCAGCTACGCCTTTGATCTGCAGAAGGCAGAGAAAGTCGGCCTGGGCGCGTCCATGGTCGGCCTGTGGACCATCATCTGA
- a CDS encoding DUF4150 domain-containing protein — protein sequence MQVLCQLPSVGLGFPDVCKTPVPPVPHIDVSTSSMGIPVVWNVWLSCMPMHNMATTIPVTLGDTAGVGGGLISQTFMGRARYMTGAFTVLVRAAPLVRVTSLTLQNTINAPGFKAATPQKSMFALAA from the coding sequence ATGCAAGTGCTTTGCCAGTTACCCAGCGTGGGGTTGGGATTTCCCGATGTCTGCAAGACGCCGGTGCCGCCGGTGCCACACATCGATGTGTCGACATCGTCCATGGGCATCCCGGTGGTGTGGAACGTGTGGCTGAGTTGCATGCCGATGCACAACATGGCCACGACCATACCGGTGACGCTCGGCGATACGGCCGGGGTGGGCGGCGGCCTGATCTCGCAGACCTTCATGGGTCGGGCGCGCTACATGACCGGGGCGTTCACGGTGCTGGTGCGTGCCGCGCCGCTGGTGCGCGTGACCAGCCTGACCTTGCAGAACACGATCAATGCGCCGGGTTTCAAGGCGGCCACGCCGCAGAAGTCGATGTTTGCGTTGGCGGCGTGA
- a CDS encoding DUF2169 family type VI secretion system accessory protein, which yields MKTIKPFRLGILTRPYRSQRRDLLGVSVFALVDIAQSPTLLTDQDLWKLAAEEGIGALDLATPKQYPEVLVTGHAYPHDAKQPGACGVRLQVGAIDKSLLVFGDRYWIDGKATAPQPFARMRLDWSHAFGGPDITDNPLGIGAQDEDINGVRARRLPNIEHPLQRISAPGQRVAPTGFGALPVEWPQRASHMGRDYGQEWLEHDFPGFARDMDWRFFNAAPPDQWGPANAELAGGTDYALWNLHPEQPVLRGQLPHWRARCFVSRHADGSALEEVSLRLTTAWFFPDHTKMVLMWHGAEPVQEDDAADIRHIMPALEHAGQSKSLAHYEDVVRHRLNPELGAVYALLDSQLVPEALCGGQLEGDAQAVAVRPTNRNVHAGLARRHARERESLLAQGLDPDLYMAPLDPPPTAPRLADLPQTILRMQEELEEAKRLSSGPGARALADPNLPRMAEVAGVDMDALRRQDAGSPLPAGFDPRKIKRHLGEFDSSPHAQAKRGTTDGEGTQPPLADTLGPQVHQAYQQSAHHFAPPPPMPPLRAQRTRRKLEAQLKANRDCRDMNLTGADLSGMDLSGVNFQRAIFAGATLVDARLDGCDLTDAVLTGADLTRASLSGATLTRANLGRTQCINTSFAKSQINECTWDHAHCEDCSFSDSAWQLGRLHQARLIRCDFGRASFHQWAAMSATFDGCRFLNTQLDQCVFMQGALVNADFARAALVRVSFMDVDFSGRFSMEAATLDGCAFAGRVELAGARLRGVQFKHGSARGATLTGADLRGATLDACDFSECLLQDADLDGLTAPDTHFVRADFTGARLRNANLINSLLGKAIFLRADLTGANFFRADVAQTRMDDSTGLDHTYTQGAKRWPARQPERPA from the coding sequence ATGAAGACCATCAAGCCGTTTCGTCTGGGCATCCTCACACGGCCCTATCGTAGTCAGCGCCGCGACCTGCTGGGCGTTTCCGTCTTCGCCTTGGTCGACATCGCACAATCCCCCACCTTGTTGACCGATCAGGATCTATGGAAGCTTGCCGCTGAAGAAGGCATCGGCGCGCTGGATCTGGCCACGCCCAAGCAGTATCCGGAAGTGCTGGTCACGGGCCATGCCTACCCGCATGACGCCAAGCAACCTGGCGCGTGCGGCGTGCGATTGCAGGTGGGCGCCATCGACAAGTCCTTGCTGGTGTTTGGCGACCGCTACTGGATCGATGGCAAGGCGACGGCACCGCAACCTTTTGCGCGCATGCGCCTGGACTGGAGCCACGCGTTTGGCGGACCGGACATCACCGACAATCCACTGGGCATTGGCGCTCAAGACGAAGACATCAATGGCGTACGCGCGCGCCGGCTGCCGAACATCGAACACCCCTTGCAGCGCATCAGCGCCCCCGGCCAGCGTGTGGCGCCCACGGGCTTTGGCGCATTGCCCGTGGAATGGCCGCAACGGGCATCGCATATGGGCCGCGACTACGGGCAGGAATGGCTGGAGCACGACTTTCCCGGATTTGCGCGCGACATGGACTGGCGCTTTTTCAACGCGGCGCCGCCCGACCAATGGGGGCCGGCCAACGCCGAGCTTGCCGGCGGCACGGACTATGCGCTGTGGAACCTGCATCCGGAACAGCCGGTGCTGCGCGGCCAACTGCCCCATTGGCGCGCGCGCTGCTTTGTCAGCCGCCACGCTGACGGCAGCGCGCTTGAAGAGGTGTCGCTGCGCCTGACCACCGCCTGGTTTTTTCCCGACCACACGAAGATGGTGTTGATGTGGCATGGCGCGGAACCCGTGCAGGAAGATGACGCGGCGGATATCCGCCACATCATGCCCGCGCTGGAACACGCGGGTCAGTCGAAATCGCTTGCCCATTACGAAGACGTGGTGCGGCACCGCCTGAACCCAGAGCTGGGTGCGGTCTACGCCTTGCTGGACTCGCAGCTTGTGCCCGAAGCGCTTTGCGGCGGGCAACTGGAAGGCGATGCGCAAGCCGTGGCCGTGCGTCCTACCAACAGGAACGTGCACGCAGGGCTGGCACGCCGCCACGCGCGCGAACGCGAGTCGCTATTGGCGCAGGGCCTGGACCCGGATCTGTACATGGCACCGCTGGATCCGCCGCCCACGGCACCCAGGCTTGCCGATCTACCGCAAACCATTCTGCGCATGCAGGAAGAGCTGGAAGAGGCCAAGCGCCTGTCCAGTGGACCCGGGGCGCGCGCGCTGGCCGATCCCAACCTGCCGCGGATGGCCGAGGTGGCAGGCGTGGATATGGACGCTCTGCGCCGGCAGGATGCGGGCAGCCCGCTGCCAGCCGGTTTTGATCCCCGCAAAATCAAGCGCCATCTTGGCGAGTTCGATTCCAGCCCGCATGCACAAGCCAAACGCGGCACGACGGATGGTGAAGGAACGCAGCCGCCGTTGGCCGACACACTGGGACCGCAGGTACATCAGGCCTATCAGCAGTCCGCGCATCATTTCGCCCCGCCCCCGCCCATGCCACCGCTGCGCGCGCAGCGCACGCGCCGCAAGCTGGAAGCGCAGTTGAAAGCCAACCGAGACTGTCGCGACATGAATCTGACCGGTGCGGATCTATCAGGCATGGACCTGTCCGGCGTCAATTTCCAACGCGCGATTTTCGCGGGAGCGACACTCGTGGATGCGCGGCTGGATGGCTGCGACCTGACCGACGCCGTACTGACCGGCGCCGACCTGACCCGCGCAAGCCTGTCCGGCGCGACCCTGACGCGAGCCAACCTGGGCCGCACGCAATGCATTAACACGAGCTTTGCAAAGAGCCAGATCAATGAATGCACGTGGGACCACGCGCACTGCGAAGACTGCAGTTTTTCTGATAGCGCATGGCAGTTGGGACGCTTGCATCAGGCGCGGCTGATACGTTGCGACTTCGGCCGTGCAAGCTTTCACCAATGGGCGGCGATGAGCGCCACGTTCGACGGCTGCCGCTTTCTTAACACACAGCTGGATCAATGCGTGTTCATGCAAGGTGCGCTCGTCAACGCCGACTTTGCCCGCGCGGCGCTGGTGCGGGTGAGCTTCATGGACGTGGACTTTTCCGGTCGCTTCAGCATGGAAGCCGCCACGCTGGACGGTTGCGCCTTCGCGGGCCGCGTCGAGCTGGCGGGCGCGCGGCTGCGCGGCGTGCAGTTCAAACACGGCAGCGCACGCGGCGCCACCTTGACGGGCGCCGACCTGCGCGGCGCCACGCTGGACGCCTGCGACTTTTCCGAATGCCTGTTGCAAGACGCTGATCTTGACGGCCTGACCGCGCCCGACACGCACTTTGTGCGCGCGGATTTCACCGGTGCGCGCCTGCGCAACGCCAATTTGATCAACAGCTTGCTGGGTAAGGCCATCTTTTTGCGCGCGGACCTTACAGGCGCGAACTTCTTCCGCGCTGATGTCGCGCAGACCCGGATGGACGACAGCACCGGGCTGGACCATACCTACACGCAAGGCGCAAAGCGCTGGCCCGCCAGACAGCCGGAGCGCCCCGCATGA
- the ccsB gene encoding c-type cytochrome biogenesis protein CcsB, producing the protein MSTTTTPHPSSPDTFNASPDVLWQDSLSETGDNRARRGRPDWTDVVFFLLLSVGAAFALTRHGNAMDYYEKIILCGTVPALTWLGWLWRPLRRLMVACAIAAGLALMLYGNDLARAEQVFFLKYLFSSQSAILWMCALFALAMVCYWIGVFSPTAAWLGTALTWGAVFAGVTGLLVRWREGHLMGPDLGHIPVSNLYEVFVLFSLITALFYLYYERKYATRALGGFVLLVVTSAVVFLLWYSFTRDAGQIQPLVPALKSWWMKLHVPANFIGYGTFSLAAMVGFAYLVKQHGQTTSWAKLAPLFILGVLLCAEPMVFRTDGLSATWMLYFGVGAVIVGAILLGRRRIAAALPSLEVLDDIMYRAIAIGFAFFTVATILGALWAADAWGAYWQWDPKETWALIVWLNYAAWLHMRLIKGLRGAMAAYWALMGLLITGFAFLGVNMFLSGLHSYGQL; encoded by the coding sequence ATGTCGACGACGACCACCCCGCATCCCTCCTCGCCGGACACGTTTAACGCGTCGCCCGATGTTCTCTGGCAAGACAGCCTGTCGGAAACGGGCGACAACCGCGCCCGGCGCGGCAGGCCGGACTGGACCGACGTAGTCTTCTTCCTGTTGCTGTCGGTGGGCGCCGCTTTCGCGCTGACCCGGCACGGCAACGCGATGGATTATTACGAAAAGATCATCCTTTGCGGCACCGTGCCCGCATTGACGTGGCTGGGCTGGTTGTGGCGGCCGCTGCGCCGTTTGATGGTCGCCTGTGCGATCGCGGCGGGCCTGGCCTTGATGCTGTACGGCAATGACCTGGCCCGCGCCGAGCAGGTGTTCTTCCTGAAGTACCTGTTCTCGTCGCAGTCCGCCATTTTGTGGATGTGCGCCCTGTTTGCGCTGGCCATGGTCTGCTACTGGATCGGCGTATTCAGCCCCACCGCCGCGTGGCTGGGCACGGCGTTGACGTGGGGCGCGGTGTTTGCCGGCGTCACCGGCCTGTTGGTGCGCTGGCGCGAAGGCCATCTGATGGGGCCGGACCTGGGGCATATCCCCGTCAGCAACCTGTACGAAGTCTTTGTGCTGTTTTCGCTGATCACGGCGCTGTTCTACCTGTATTACGAACGCAAGTACGCCACGCGCGCGCTGGGCGGCTTCGTGCTGCTGGTGGTGACGTCCGCCGTCGTGTTCCTGCTTTGGTATTCCTTCACGCGCGATGCCGGCCAGATCCAGCCCTTGGTGCCGGCGTTGAAAAGCTGGTGGATGAAGCTGCACGTGCCCGCCAACTTCATCGGCTACGGCACGTTCTCGCTGGCGGCGATGGTGGGCTTTGCCTACCTGGTCAAGCAGCACGGGCAGACCACGTCATGGGCTAAGCTGGCGCCGCTGTTCATTCTGGGCGTGCTGCTGTGCGCCGAGCCGATGGTGTTCCGTACCGATGGCTTGTCCGCCACGTGGATGCTGTACTTCGGCGTGGGTGCCGTGATCGTGGGCGCCATCCTGCTGGGCCGCCGCCGCATTGCCGCCGCGCTGCCCTCGCTGGAGGTGCTGGACGACATCATGTATCGCGCCATCGCGATCGGTTTCGCCTTCTTCACGGTGGCGACGATTCTGGGCGCGCTGTGGGCGGCGGATGCCTGGGGCGCGTACTGGCAGTGGGATCCCAAGGAAACCTGGGCGCTGATCGTCTGGCTGAACTACGCGGCCTGGCTGCACATGCGCCTGATCAAGGGCTTGCGCGGCGCCATGGCGGCCTACTGGGCGCTGATGGGGCTGCTGATCACCGGCTTCGCGTTCCTGGGCGTGAACATGTTCCTGTCGGGGCTGCACTCGTACGGCCAACTGTAG
- a CDS encoding cytochrome c biogenesis protein ResB, with amino-acid sequence MNSTRTHTRPSLRSLPGDFFELLGSMRFAVSLLMFICVASLVGTVLQQNRSSSNYIDQFGPFWYEVFDKFSIWHVYNSWWFLLIMGFLVVSTSVCLTRNAPKMLRDARSFREHVRASSLRAFPHRVETEEPTDVAQTSAGLKSLLERLGYAVRVRQDNDGVLLAAKKGSANRLGYVFAHAAMVIICVGGLLDSELPVRLQVMFGGKQPIVDNMLISEVPESGRLSVNNPSFRASVLVPEGGQASTAVVMVGDGALVQPMPFTLKLKKFVVDYYSTGMPSRFASEVEVTDPDTGKTFDSTIEVNEPLRFKGMTVYQSSFDDGGSTVVLKGYPLVGSQDATFAVDGTVGKTSEVTAHTSAGPRSMGVEITAMRPINVEDLTRGDPKGANQSFAEHVASVSGSAAGKKNENLRNVGPSVEYKLIDDAGQAHEFQNYMLPMELDGASVFLAGVRNNASEPFRYLRIPADDDSSIAEFMRLRATLADPAARREAARRFAERNSPSGTDRQPLQTAAERALETFASGGLQAVAAFLQANTPAADLERAADVVIRLIGASMNELRAIERERAGLPPVAVEGPDGERAAVWSRLAVAALSDLTVYPAPVFLSLADFNHVQASVFQVSRTPGKNTVYLGSLLLVLGVFSMFYIRDRRVWIWVKPQGSGSSVLAAMTSQKRTLDFNQEFERFKQALLRQKRS; translated from the coding sequence ATGAATTCAACACGAACCCACACTCGCCCCTCCTTGCGCAGCCTGCCCGGTGACTTCTTCGAACTGCTCGGTTCGATGCGGTTCGCCGTCAGCCTGTTGATGTTCATTTGCGTGGCGAGCCTGGTGGGCACGGTGTTGCAGCAGAACCGATCCTCCAGCAACTACATCGACCAGTTCGGCCCGTTCTGGTACGAGGTGTTCGACAAGTTTTCCATCTGGCACGTCTACAACAGCTGGTGGTTTTTGCTGATCATGGGTTTCCTGGTCGTGTCGACCTCGGTGTGCCTGACCCGCAACGCACCCAAGATGTTGCGCGACGCGCGCTCGTTCCGCGAGCATGTGCGCGCCAGCAGCCTGCGCGCCTTCCCGCATCGCGTGGAAACGGAAGAACCCACCGACGTCGCGCAGACCTCGGCCGGCCTGAAGTCGCTGCTGGAACGGCTGGGTTACGCCGTGCGCGTACGGCAGGACAACGACGGCGTGCTGCTGGCCGCCAAGAAGGGCAGCGCCAACCGCCTGGGCTATGTGTTCGCGCACGCGGCCATGGTCATCATCTGCGTGGGCGGCCTGCTCGACAGCGAGTTGCCCGTGCGGCTGCAAGTCATGTTCGGCGGCAAGCAGCCCATTGTCGACAACATGCTGATTTCGGAAGTACCGGAAAGCGGCCGCCTGTCGGTCAATAACCCGAGTTTCCGCGCCAGCGTGCTGGTGCCTGAAGGCGGCCAGGCCAGTACGGCGGTCGTGATGGTGGGCGACGGCGCCCTGGTGCAGCCGATGCCCTTCACGCTGAAGCTGAAGAAATTCGTGGTTGATTACTACTCGACCGGCATGCCCAGCCGTTTCGCCAGCGAGGTCGAAGTCACCGACCCGGATACGGGCAAGACCTTCGATTCCACCATCGAGGTCAACGAGCCGCTGCGGTTCAAGGGCATGACGGTGTACCAGTCCAGCTTTGATGATGGCGGCAGCACGGTGGTCTTGAAGGGTTATCCGTTAGTAGGTTCTCAGGACGCCACCTTCGCCGTTGACGGTACAGTGGGCAAGACAAGCGAAGTGACCGCTCACACGTCAGCCGGTCCGCGCAGCATGGGCGTCGAGATCACGGCCATGCGGCCGATCAATGTGGAAGACCTGACGCGCGGCGATCCCAAGGGCGCCAATCAGAGTTTTGCCGAGCACGTAGCCTCGGTGTCGGGCAGCGCGGCGGGCAAAAAGAACGAGAACTTGCGCAATGTGGGTCCCAGCGTCGAATACAAGCTGATCGACGACGCGGGCCAGGCCCACGAATTCCAGAACTACATGCTGCCCATGGAGCTGGACGGCGCCAGCGTGTTCCTGGCCGGCGTGCGCAACAACGCGTCCGAGCCCTTCCGCTATCTGCGCATTCCGGCTGATGACGACAGCTCCATCGCCGAATTCATGCGGCTGCGCGCCACGCTGGCCGACCCGGCCGCGCGCCGCGAAGCCGCCCGCCGTTTCGCCGAGCGCAACAGTCCGTCCGGCACGGACCGCCAGCCCCTGCAAACCGCCGCCGAGCGCGCGTTGGAGACCTTTGCGTCGGGCGGCCTGCAAGCGGTCGCCGCCTTTCTGCAAGCCAACACGCCCGCCGCCGACCTGGAGCGAGCCGCTGATGTGGTGATCCGGCTGATCGGCGCCAGCATGAACGAACTGCGCGCCATTGAGCGCGAACGCGCCGGCTTGCCCCCCGTCGCGGTCGAAGGCCCCGACGGCGAGCGCGCGGCGGTGTGGTCGCGCCTGGCCGTGGCGGCACTGTCCGACCTGACGGTCTATCCCGCGCCGGTGTTCCTGTCGCTGGCCGACTTCAACCATGTGCAGGCAAGCGTGTTCCAGGTCAGCCGCACGCCGGGCAAGAACACGGTCTACCTGGGCAGCCTGTTGCTGGTCCTGGGGGTGTTTTCGATGTTCTACATCCGCGACCGCCGTGTCTGGATCTGGGTCAAGCCGCAAGGCAGTGGCAGCAGCGTCCTGGCGGCCATGACGTCCCAGAAGCGTACACTCGACTTCAATCAGGAGTTTGAACGCTTCAAGCAGGCGCTGCTGCGCCAGAAAAGGTCTTAA
- a CDS encoding pentapeptide repeat-containing protein yields the protein MNLDKLLDSVRHGEPIQHLRLAGADLRGQDLSGAFFDHVDFTGARMSGCQLQDSQFISCDMTRWDAGGANLDTARLLHCRAPGATFSGGRFHGTSFTECDLAGAKLDQATLHEASFTATSLAGASLRAARVERSVFSRGEFADADLTQAQFSYTLFHQLDLHAVTLTGVSAASTMFTECNLSAQNVAGQAFALCHFTDCQLDAADFRQCDLRQSGFKGSSLRGAHFAGACAPQALFPQADLSGANLQGGRFDGAIWVEAMLDGATFQGANLDLCIFQRAGCANTDFRGAHLVDADFSLADLNGADLRDATFLRTRMHRALTRGVRWSQRHGIIENDAPLLDAELWSAGRAGL from the coding sequence ATGAACCTGGACAAGCTGCTGGACAGCGTGCGCCACGGCGAGCCGATCCAACACCTCCGCCTGGCAGGCGCCGATCTGCGCGGGCAGGATCTGTCTGGTGCGTTCTTCGATCACGTGGATTTCACCGGTGCGCGGATGAGCGGCTGCCAATTGCAGGACAGCCAGTTCATCAGCTGTGACATGACGCGCTGGGACGCCGGCGGCGCCAACCTGGACACGGCGCGCCTGCTCCACTGCCGAGCGCCCGGCGCGACGTTCAGTGGCGGCCGCTTCCATGGCACGAGCTTCACGGAATGCGATCTGGCGGGCGCCAAGCTGGACCAAGCCACGCTTCATGAGGCGTCTTTCACCGCAACCTCGCTGGCGGGCGCGTCGTTGCGGGCGGCTCGCGTGGAACGCTCGGTATTTTCGCGCGGGGAGTTCGCCGACGCGGATCTGACGCAAGCGCAGTTCAGCTACACCTTGTTCCATCAACTGGACCTGCACGCGGTGACGCTGACCGGCGTTAGCGCGGCCAGCACCATGTTCACGGAATGTAATCTGTCGGCGCAGAACGTCGCGGGACAGGCCTTTGCGCTGTGCCATTTCACGGATTGCCAACTGGACGCGGCGGACTTTCGCCAATGCGATTTGCGCCAGTCTGGCTTCAAGGGCTCGTCGTTGCGGGGCGCGCACTTTGCCGGTGCTTGCGCGCCGCAGGCGCTGTTCCCCCAGGCTGATTTAAGCGGGGCCAACCTGCAGGGCGGCCGCTTTGACGGCGCCATCTGGGTCGAGGCCATGCTGGACGGCGCCACCTTCCAGGGCGCAAACCTGGACCTGTGTATTTTTCAGCGCGCGGGTTGTGCCAACACGGACTTTCGCGGCGCGCATCTTGTCGACGCCGATTTCTCGCTGGCGGACCTGAATGGCGCCGACCTGCGCGACGCCACGTTCCTGCGCACGCGCATGCATCGCGCGCTGACGCGCGGGGTGCGCTGGTCGCAGCGTCACGGCATCATCGAAAACGACGCCCCCTTGCTCGACGCCGAACTCTGGTCGGCGGGGCGCGCCGGCCTTTGA